A window of Corallococcus macrosporus DSM 14697 contains these coding sequences:
- the ftsH gene encoding ATP-dependent zinc metalloprotease FtsH, with the protein MGPRGKKTDKPTPTGKGFKFGSPLGYILLLVLGFLLFRNVFQDAGVRRVSYSQFRDAVEAGNFSRVQISNEWVKGFLKDTAQPPPPPADGERTLRGEPSALPWMAYRVAGDEGLVPLLEQKGIQFEAVPQSGLGEALWIWLLPLGLFFLFWSFMMRRVAGGMGQGPQSVMSFGKTRAKVQAEADTGVGFKDVAGVDEAVDELREIVEFLKTPEKFRRLGGRIPKGVLLVGPPGTGKTLLARAVAGEAGVPFFSLSGSEFVEMFVGVGAARVRDLFAQATSKAPCIIFIDELDAIGKSRNSGVAGGHDEREQTLNQLLAEMDGFDSRAGLIILAATNRPEILDSALLRPGRFDRQVLVDRPDKRGRERVLEIHAKGVKLGPDVDLKAIASRTPGFAGADLANVVNEAALLAARRNRDAVMRADFEEAIERVVAGLEKKNRRMNEREKEIVAHHEAGHAVVGWMLPHAERVTKVSIIPRGLAALGYTMSLPLEDRYLMSLDELRDKMAGMMGGRAAEEIFIGEISTGASNDIRQATEMARMMVRDYGMSTLGPVALSAEHGPGFLRSAGMPETRSYSEQTARMIDEEVRKLVSEALDRAREVLTTNKDRVQALAARLLAVEVVEEDTMVTILGPKVLAQRGLLHPEARQVISAHPVDVGGKEDQTPPTQHSDALDS; encoded by the coding sequence ATGGGCCCACGCGGAAAGAAGACAGACAAGCCAACGCCAACGGGGAAGGGGTTCAAGTTCGGTTCGCCGTTGGGCTACATCCTGCTGCTCGTCCTGGGCTTCCTGCTGTTCCGCAACGTCTTTCAGGACGCGGGCGTGCGTCGCGTGAGCTACAGCCAGTTCCGTGACGCGGTGGAGGCCGGGAACTTCAGCCGGGTCCAGATTTCGAATGAGTGGGTGAAGGGCTTCCTCAAGGACACGGCGCAGCCGCCGCCGCCTCCGGCGGACGGGGAGCGCACGCTGCGCGGCGAGCCCAGCGCGCTGCCGTGGATGGCCTACCGCGTCGCGGGGGACGAGGGGCTGGTGCCGCTGCTGGAGCAGAAGGGCATCCAGTTCGAAGCGGTGCCACAGTCCGGACTGGGCGAGGCGCTGTGGATATGGCTGTTGCCCCTGGGCCTCTTCTTCCTCTTCTGGAGCTTCATGATGCGGCGGGTGGCCGGCGGCATGGGCCAGGGGCCACAGAGCGTCATGAGCTTCGGGAAGACGCGCGCCAAGGTGCAGGCCGAGGCCGACACCGGCGTGGGCTTCAAGGACGTGGCCGGCGTGGACGAGGCGGTCGACGAGCTGCGGGAAATCGTCGAGTTCCTCAAGACGCCCGAGAAGTTCCGCCGCCTGGGCGGGCGCATCCCCAAGGGCGTGCTGCTGGTGGGGCCTCCGGGGACGGGCAAGACGCTGCTGGCGCGGGCCGTGGCCGGTGAGGCGGGCGTCCCCTTCTTCAGCCTGTCGGGCTCCGAGTTCGTGGAGATGTTCGTCGGCGTGGGCGCGGCGCGCGTGCGGGACTTGTTCGCCCAGGCCACGTCGAAGGCGCCTTGCATCATCTTCATCGACGAGCTGGATGCCATTGGCAAGAGCCGCAACTCGGGCGTGGCCGGCGGCCATGACGAGCGCGAGCAGACGCTCAACCAGTTGCTGGCGGAGATGGACGGCTTCGACAGCCGCGCGGGCCTCATCATCCTGGCGGCCACCAACCGCCCGGAGATCCTGGACAGCGCGCTGCTGCGCCCGGGCCGCTTCGACCGGCAGGTGCTGGTGGACCGGCCGGACAAGCGGGGCCGCGAGCGGGTGCTGGAGATCCACGCCAAGGGCGTGAAGCTGGGCCCGGACGTGGACCTCAAGGCCATTGCCTCGCGCACCCCGGGCTTCGCGGGCGCGGACCTGGCCAACGTGGTGAACGAGGCCGCGCTGCTGGCCGCGCGCCGCAACCGCGACGCGGTGATGCGGGCGGACTTCGAGGAGGCCATCGAGCGCGTCGTCGCCGGCCTGGAGAAGAAGAACCGCCGGATGAACGAGCGCGAGAAGGAGATTGTCGCGCACCACGAGGCGGGCCACGCGGTGGTGGGGTGGATGCTGCCGCACGCGGAGCGGGTGACGAAGGTCTCCATCATCCCGCGCGGCCTGGCGGCCCTGGGCTACACCATGTCGCTGCCGCTGGAGGACCGCTACCTCATGTCGCTGGACGAGCTGCGCGACAAGATGGCGGGGATGATGGGCGGCCGCGCCGCGGAGGAGATCTTCATCGGGGAGATCTCCACCGGCGCGTCCAACGACATCCGCCAGGCCACGGAGATGGCCCGGATGATGGTGCGGGACTACGGCATGAGCACGCTGGGGCCGGTGGCCCTGAGCGCGGAGCATGGCCCGGGCTTCCTGCGCTCGGCGGGCATGCCGGAGACGCGCAGTTACTCCGAACAGACGGCGCGCATGATTGACGAGGAGGTGCGCAAGCTCGTCAGTGAGGCGCTCGACAGGGCCCGCGAGGTGCTGACCACGAACAAGGACAGGGTGCAGGCGCTGGCGGCCCGCCTCCTGGCCGTGGAGGTGGTGGAGGAGGACACCATGGTGACGATCCTGGGGCCCAAGGTGCTGGCGCAGCGCGGCCTGCTCCACCCGGAGGCGCGTCAGGTCATCTCCGCGCACCCGGTGGACGTCGGCGGCAAGGAGGACCAGACGCCGCCCACGCAGCACTCGGACGCGCTGGACTCCTGA
- a CDS encoding trypsin-like peptidase domain-containing protein: MARRVSCQPVLSRFVSAGLMLALVPFVAAAEGPLDAWLPARVREHAAWFAAQAAGADGQGVGMGLWRERAEGDPGIPDFVPPSSLAPLIRAVEAGVVNITTVGPRASGLEGMKKSTGSGFVLTPDGLVVTNNHVVASAQQIAVRLADGREFAASVVGRDASTDVALLRLSGADLGTLPALYLGDSDRMAVGDWVVAIGNPFGLDHSVSHGMISAKERVLGVGQFDDFIQTDALINPGNSGGPLFNMKGEVVGVNTAIISQGQGIGFAVPSNLVKELLPNLRENGKLERGWLGVIINDDGGGSGGERRAPLVKDVYKGSPAAAAGIRPGDRLVAVNGRPIGSYLQLLRKVALLAPGTEARLSLTRGADTQEVTVRLVARPAQEATEGLIQRTASEEEMGLVLRDLTPEVAAPLGEAAWSGVLVSGVTPRGPADSAGLRAGDVVTEVNRRRVKDAAGVRAALGKGSAGASILLRVKRGEALQYIAIAR, from the coding sequence ATGGCCCGCCGTGTAAGCTGCCAGCCCGTGCTCTCCCGATTCGTCTCCGCAGGTCTGATGTTGGCGCTCGTCCCGTTCGTGGCGGCCGCCGAGGGTCCTCTCGACGCGTGGCTCCCCGCGCGGGTCCGGGAGCACGCCGCCTGGTTCGCGGCGCAGGCCGCCGGCGCGGACGGGCAGGGCGTGGGGATGGGCCTGTGGCGTGAGCGCGCCGAGGGCGACCCCGGCATCCCCGACTTCGTGCCCCCGTCCTCGCTGGCGCCGCTCATCCGCGCGGTGGAGGCGGGGGTCGTCAACATCACCACCGTGGGGCCCCGGGCCAGCGGCCTGGAGGGGATGAAGAAGTCCACCGGCTCCGGCTTCGTTCTGACGCCGGACGGGCTCGTCGTCACCAACAACCACGTGGTGGCGAGCGCGCAGCAGATCGCCGTGCGGCTGGCGGACGGCCGCGAGTTCGCCGCCTCGGTGGTGGGCCGTGACGCCTCCACGGACGTGGCGCTGCTGCGGCTGAGCGGCGCGGACCTGGGGACGCTGCCCGCGCTCTACCTGGGGGACTCGGACCGGATGGCGGTGGGGGACTGGGTGGTGGCCATCGGCAACCCCTTCGGCCTGGACCACTCGGTGTCGCACGGGATGATCTCCGCCAAGGAGCGCGTGCTGGGCGTGGGCCAGTTCGACGACTTCATCCAGACGGACGCGCTCATCAACCCCGGCAACTCCGGCGGGCCGCTCTTCAACATGAAGGGCGAGGTCGTGGGGGTGAACACCGCCATCATCAGCCAGGGGCAGGGCATTGGCTTCGCGGTGCCCAGCAACCTGGTGAAGGAGCTGCTGCCCAACCTCCGGGAGAACGGCAAGCTGGAGCGCGGGTGGCTGGGCGTCATCATCAACGACGACGGCGGGGGCAGCGGCGGTGAGCGCCGGGCGCCGCTGGTGAAGGACGTCTACAAGGGGAGCCCCGCCGCGGCCGCGGGCATCCGCCCGGGAGACAGGCTGGTGGCGGTGAACGGGCGGCCCATCGGCTCGTACCTGCAGCTCTTGCGCAAGGTGGCGCTGCTGGCCCCGGGCACTGAGGCGCGGCTGTCCCTCACGCGCGGCGCCGACACGCAGGAGGTGACGGTGCGGCTGGTGGCGCGTCCGGCGCAGGAGGCCACCGAGGGGCTCATCCAGCGCACGGCCAGCGAGGAGGAGATGGGGCTGGTGCTGCGCGACCTCACGCCCGAGGTGGCCGCGCCCCTGGGCGAGGCGGCCTGGTCCGGGGTGCTGGTGTCGGGCGTCACGCCGCGCGGCCCGGCGGACTCGGCCGGGCTGCGGGCGGGGGACGTGGTGACGGAGGTGAACCGCCGCCGGGTGAAGGACGCCGCCGGGGTGCGCGCGGCGCTGGGGAAGGGCAGCGCCGGGGCCAGCATCCTCCTGCGGGTGAAGCGGGGCGAGGCGCTCCAGTACATCGCCATCGCCCGGTGA
- a CDS encoding serine/threonine-protein kinase encodes MAGGPPDIDAVSLYEDALEPGALVGDWVIESRVHAGVTAWLYRASHLSTRAPAAVKVVRAEFNHVPSVLRRFQQEADTLRALRHPHIVEVLDQGDLRDGRPWLAMEWLEGESVDRWLARRGPFSLAEALTVMQELGAALHFAHGHGVLHRDLKAQNVMLRPRGDGFTVKLVDFGIARVEPPEGLTGLTTGGAVLGTPVSMAPEQIRGQAVDARTDLYALGVLLYQVLAGALPFEGASAVEVEEQHLHAPPPRLGERVQVPPALDAVVQRCLAKAPEDRWPDVPTFLGALRSALAPIPEGAWAAALYVDLRFPDGLDEPSDAELDARDAAVDAALTELAAQGWTLGLEGGNAVLAWRQLPPASEARGSALEDARRLADALLSRASEAAGAGVEVRVYAHAAPSEWEPGAQGRPRLSGGPLLRLTDWATGGEAGAVHLTDAFARR; translated from the coding sequence ATGGCCGGTGGGCCCCCAGATATTGACGCCGTTTCCCTCTATGAGGACGCGCTGGAGCCTGGAGCGCTGGTGGGTGACTGGGTCATCGAGTCGCGCGTCCATGCGGGCGTGACGGCCTGGCTCTATCGCGCGTCACACCTGTCCACGCGCGCCCCCGCCGCGGTCAAGGTGGTGCGCGCCGAGTTCAACCACGTCCCCAGCGTGCTTCGCCGGTTCCAGCAGGAAGCGGACACGCTGCGGGCCCTGCGCCATCCCCACATCGTGGAGGTGCTGGACCAGGGCGACCTGCGCGACGGGCGCCCCTGGTTGGCCATGGAGTGGCTGGAGGGCGAAAGCGTGGACCGGTGGCTCGCGCGCCGGGGGCCCTTCTCCCTGGCGGAGGCCCTCACGGTGATGCAGGAGCTGGGCGCCGCGCTGCACTTCGCCCATGGCCACGGCGTCCTGCACCGGGACCTCAAGGCCCAGAACGTGATGCTCCGCCCCCGGGGGGACGGCTTCACGGTGAAGCTGGTGGACTTCGGCATCGCCCGGGTGGAGCCCCCAGAGGGGCTCACCGGCTTGACGACGGGCGGCGCGGTGCTCGGCACGCCCGTGTCCATGGCCCCCGAGCAGATTCGCGGCCAGGCCGTGGACGCGCGCACCGACCTATACGCGCTGGGCGTGCTCCTCTACCAGGTCCTCGCGGGCGCGCTGCCCTTCGAGGGCGCCAGCGCCGTGGAGGTCGAAGAGCAGCACCTGCACGCGCCGCCGCCCCGCCTGGGGGAGCGGGTGCAGGTACCGCCCGCGCTGGACGCCGTGGTCCAGCGGTGCCTCGCCAAGGCCCCCGAGGACCGCTGGCCGGATGTGCCCACCTTCCTCGGCGCCCTGCGCTCGGCGCTGGCGCCCATCCCGGAAGGAGCGTGGGCCGCGGCCCTCTACGTGGACCTGCGCTTCCCGGACGGCCTGGACGAGCCGTCCGACGCGGAGCTCGATGCCCGGGACGCCGCCGTGGACGCGGCGCTCACCGAATTGGCGGCCCAGGGTTGGACGCTCGGCCTGGAAGGTGGAAACGCCGTGCTCGCGTGGCGGCAACTGCCTCCGGCCTCCGAGGCCCGCGGTTCAGCCCTGGAGGACGCGCGCCGCCTGGCGGACGCGCTGCTGAGCCGTGCGTCCGAGGCCGCGGGCGCGGGCGTCGAAGTCCGCGTCTACGCCCACGCGGCCCCGAGCGAGTGGGAGCCGGGCGCCCAGGGCCGGCCGCGGTTGTCGGGTGGCCCGCTGCTGCGCCTGACGGACTGGGCCACCGGCGGTGAAGCGGGCGCGGTCCACCTCACGGACGCCTTCGCGCGCCGCTGA
- a CDS encoding (deoxy)nucleoside triphosphate pyrophosphohydrolase, giving the protein MARRQVRVVGAMLQNEQGRYLITQRPPTASLPLLWEFPGGRVEEGEEDAEALAREILEEMGVDVDVLGQAMHTHHEYPNYDIDFRVFHCRLAHPGDEIQHLRVHDHRWVTLEEMSAYRFPDADAKTLAKLLDLDN; this is encoded by the coding sequence ATGGCCCGCCGTCAGGTCCGTGTCGTCGGTGCGATGCTCCAGAACGAGCAGGGGCGCTACCTCATCACCCAGCGTCCCCCCACCGCGTCACTGCCCCTGCTGTGGGAGTTCCCCGGCGGGCGCGTGGAGGAGGGTGAAGAGGACGCCGAGGCCCTTGCCCGGGAAATCCTGGAAGAGATGGGCGTGGACGTGGACGTGCTGGGTCAGGCCATGCACACCCACCACGAGTACCCCAACTACGACATCGACTTCCGCGTCTTCCACTGCCGGCTCGCGCATCCTGGAGATGAAATCCAGCACCTGCGCGTGCATGACCACCGCTGGGTGACGCTGGAGGAGATGTCCGCCTACCGCTTCCCGGACGCGGACGCGAAGACGCTGGCGAAGCTGCTCGACCTGGACAATTGA
- the grpE gene encoding nucleotide exchange factor GrpE produces the protein MAGNTRTDAAPEAPQQPPSATGEGPVSAAEAPGAQVSEEPAAPVQDPERERLVAELETLRKKFDTAVRAVQAAEKDREEFKQRVTRERERMLDVERGNVAVTLLEAIDELDRCLSVSAQDTSPLAEGVRMIRDGLLRKVQTTGIERLSLVGQPFDPNLAEATDMELTASPDEDQRIVAELRAGYRLKDRIIRPARVKVAKYIAPAQA, from the coding sequence ATGGCCGGTAACACCCGCACTGACGCAGCCCCCGAAGCTCCCCAGCAGCCGCCTTCCGCCACCGGCGAGGGCCCTGTCTCCGCCGCCGAGGCGCCGGGGGCGCAGGTCTCAGAGGAGCCCGCGGCGCCCGTGCAGGACCCGGAGCGGGAGCGGTTGGTGGCGGAGCTGGAGACGCTCCGCAAGAAGTTCGACACCGCCGTCCGCGCGGTGCAGGCCGCCGAGAAGGACCGCGAGGAGTTCAAGCAGCGCGTGACGCGTGAGCGCGAGCGCATGCTGGACGTGGAGCGCGGCAACGTGGCCGTCACGCTCCTGGAGGCCATTGACGAACTGGACCGGTGCCTGTCCGTCAGCGCCCAGGACACCTCGCCCCTGGCGGAGGGCGTCCGGATGATCCGCGACGGGCTGCTGCGCAAGGTGCAGACCACCGGCATCGAGCGGCTCAGCCTCGTGGGGCAGCCCTTCGACCCCAACCTGGCCGAGGCGACGGACATGGAGCTCACCGCCTCTCCGGACGAGGACCAGCGCATCGTCGCCGAACTGCGCGCGGGCTACCGGCTGAAGGACCGCATCATCCGCCCGGCCCGGGTGAAGGTGGCGAAGTACATCGCCCCCGCCCAGGCCTGA
- a CDS encoding helix-turn-helix domain-containing protein: MLGAALKAARQQAGLGMEEVAEQLEIPVEVLARVERGVMVPTIPTLTRLCVILKLDPDVLPELPEMSD; this comes from the coding sequence GTGCTCGGAGCGGCACTGAAAGCCGCCCGCCAGCAGGCGGGGCTCGGCATGGAGGAGGTCGCCGAGCAACTGGAAATCCCCGTGGAGGTGCTCGCCCGGGTGGAGCGGGGGGTGATGGTGCCGACCATTCCCACCCTGACGCGCCTGTGTGTGATTCTGAAGCTGGACCCGGATGTGCTTCCCGAGCTGCCGGAGATGAGTGACTGA
- a CDS encoding RNA polymerase sigma factor region1.1 domain-containing protein yields MENRIGKSYVARKALFAKGLKEGRLTVQEIEEALPAGTLTAAERWLLYYSLRAAQVEIVDEVTGQVDHGFMAESPAAPQEH; encoded by the coding sequence GTGGAGAACAGGATCGGCAAGAGCTACGTGGCCCGCAAGGCCCTCTTCGCGAAGGGGCTCAAGGAGGGGCGGCTCACGGTGCAGGAGATTGAAGAGGCCCTGCCCGCGGGAACGCTGACGGCGGCGGAGCGGTGGCTGCTCTACTACTCCCTGCGGGCCGCGCAGGTGGAAATCGTCGACGAGGTGACGGGGCAGGTGGACCACGGCTTCATGGCCGAGTCGCCCGCCGCGCCGCAGGAGCACTAG
- a CDS encoding serine/threonine-protein kinase: MRGYVLGEPLGRGGFGRVFSARRQVDGQEVALKVLEPLAGERLERELEALRRVGPPTVPRLLGEALTRAGERVVVMERIDGPTLARRLAGLPGAGALPWTEGLPLMCALAEALARVHAADVVHRDLKPENVILAEGRLVLLDFGLARLTARDDQEAPTPGVTRTGQRLGTHEYMAPEQCRDARYIDARADLYALGVMFFELLCARPPFVGEASAVLQAHVSRRPPALSALAPWPVPGAVEALVQRLLAKAPEDRGSGARAVADALRGLQGAGPTAHGDDARHAASPAARPAPAPPAAPPPDTRRATHEVALLGVKSAQDAPALLAQLAGCGAMLARVEPGLALFAFPHERSVEAGLRAAHRAAELLKNVVPSEVAMALHCAPVRLRERAGRLTLGGLAVERPERWWPAPAPANTAEPLTLTVNARAHLGDAPTSTASASTAPASDVLLGRDAERSWLREALTRVQARRSPILRTLLAEEGLGMTRLLTAWRRELEGMSGVSVRFVEALPDEGSASESGLRSLINTVLDLPAHTPADEALRRLLADARPPVEVTTVHPAARRQLVARAIAARVWRLAASRPLVLLVDDAHTLDPTALDALELATLSGEGAPLCVVLAGRHRLMGLRPYLGERARDFDQRELAPLGEQDARELLRRLLRPVDLIAEGVLRELVERCGGSPLRMQETVRALRGAGAIRARPDGGGYLAADALNGLAADRPGVDERLAERSLGTLPPGLRDLLQVAALLGDDVRLEELSATLAHLDSDAGLDLSLDPGVALERLARLGMLEPRGPRRWRFEHTTLREAFSALLSPPLKRRICAAALRALPGTPTARRARLAEAAGDILQATSVHWSLAEAARRAHRLLEAERHYSAALALVSREDEAVRLELLSGRGRVRYRLQRMDDALEDLRAARVLASSHRDVVREADLLLEEATALDWQDDAAGSTALLEQALRCLGDAVPPELAARHALAQARVYVRQEDIHGAVPALERAVAAARSGADAETEAIALAMLGAMLAWTDRLNEAASRFDEAITLCEATGDTLHLGVALNNRMVLHVQRRDVAGARADLERAVSLGRELGNVQIERTSAFNLALLLGYQGRAVEALPLARRAGVLSQRFFPRSMAQDALLVARLCCELGDLPEAARQLDWLEEPDTRARLSPPDALMLAVVRRVVSEARDALPYAAEAWAHLVDESRRVATPDERLEILVWAARAAREAGDTATLRARVTEVEETAREAPLWTDRVRALVAPGDNR; encoded by the coding sequence GTGCGCGGGTACGTCCTGGGTGAGCCCCTGGGCCGCGGCGGCTTCGGGCGCGTCTTCTCCGCCCGTCGCCAGGTGGATGGCCAGGAGGTGGCGCTGAAGGTCCTGGAGCCGCTGGCCGGCGAGCGTCTGGAGCGGGAGCTGGAGGCCCTGCGCCGAGTAGGCCCCCCCACCGTCCCCCGGCTGCTGGGCGAGGCTTTGACGCGCGCGGGTGAGCGGGTGGTCGTCATGGAGCGCATCGACGGGCCCACCCTGGCCCGGAGGCTCGCGGGGCTGCCCGGGGCCGGTGCCCTGCCGTGGACCGAGGGCCTCCCGCTGATGTGCGCGCTGGCGGAGGCGCTGGCCCGCGTCCATGCCGCGGACGTGGTGCACCGGGACCTCAAGCCGGAGAACGTCATCCTGGCCGAGGGGCGGCTCGTGCTGCTGGATTTCGGGCTCGCGCGGTTGACGGCGCGGGATGACCAGGAAGCGCCCACGCCGGGCGTCACGCGCACGGGGCAGCGGCTGGGGACCCATGAATACATGGCCCCCGAGCAGTGCCGGGACGCGCGCTACATCGACGCGCGGGCGGACCTGTATGCGCTTGGTGTCATGTTCTTCGAGCTGCTGTGTGCACGGCCGCCCTTCGTGGGCGAGGCGTCCGCGGTGCTCCAGGCGCATGTCTCGCGGCGGCCTCCGGCGCTGAGTGCGCTCGCGCCGTGGCCCGTGCCCGGGGCGGTGGAGGCGCTGGTTCAGCGGCTGTTGGCCAAGGCGCCCGAGGACCGGGGCAGCGGCGCACGAGCGGTGGCGGATGCGCTGCGAGGGCTTCAGGGCGCTGGCCCCACCGCGCATGGCGACGACGCGCGCCACGCCGCGTCCCCGGCGGCGCGGCCAGCCCCGGCCCCACCGGCCGCGCCCCCTCCCGACACGCGTCGCGCCACACACGAGGTGGCGCTGCTCGGGGTGAAGTCAGCGCAAGACGCGCCGGCCTTGCTGGCCCAGCTCGCGGGCTGCGGCGCCATGCTCGCGCGGGTGGAGCCAGGGCTCGCCCTGTTCGCGTTCCCGCACGAGCGCTCCGTGGAGGCCGGCCTGCGCGCCGCGCATCGCGCCGCGGAGCTGTTGAAGAACGTCGTCCCGTCAGAGGTGGCGATGGCGCTCCACTGCGCGCCGGTGCGCCTCCGTGAGCGCGCGGGACGCCTGACCCTGGGCGGCCTCGCGGTGGAGCGCCCCGAGCGCTGGTGGCCCGCCCCCGCCCCCGCCAACACCGCCGAGCCCCTCACGCTGACAGTCAATGCCCGGGCGCACCTGGGCGACGCCCCCACGAGCACCGCGTCCGCTTCCACAGCGCCCGCGTCCGACGTCCTCCTGGGCCGGGACGCCGAGCGGTCCTGGCTGCGCGAGGCGTTGACGCGCGTCCAGGCGCGGCGGTCGCCCATTCTCCGCACCCTCCTGGCGGAGGAAGGCCTGGGCATGACGCGCCTGCTCACGGCGTGGCGAAGGGAGTTGGAGGGGATGTCCGGCGTGTCCGTCCGCTTCGTCGAGGCGCTTCCCGACGAAGGCAGCGCGAGCGAGAGCGGCCTTCGAAGCCTCATCAACACCGTGCTCGACCTGCCCGCGCACACGCCCGCGGACGAGGCGCTGCGGCGGCTGCTCGCGGACGCGCGCCCGCCGGTGGAGGTGACCACCGTGCATCCAGCAGCGCGCCGGCAGCTCGTCGCCCGCGCCATCGCCGCGCGCGTGTGGCGACTGGCGGCCTCGCGGCCCCTGGTCCTGCTCGTCGATGACGCGCACACGCTGGACCCCACGGCGCTCGACGCGCTGGAGCTGGCCACCCTCTCCGGCGAGGGCGCCCCGCTGTGCGTCGTGCTCGCGGGCCGGCACCGGCTGATGGGCCTGAGGCCCTATCTGGGAGAGCGCGCGCGGGACTTCGACCAGCGGGAGCTCGCGCCCCTGGGAGAACAGGACGCGCGCGAGCTGCTCCGGCGGCTCCTGCGCCCCGTGGACCTGATTGCCGAGGGCGTCCTGCGCGAGCTGGTGGAGCGGTGTGGTGGCTCGCCCCTGCGCATGCAGGAGACGGTCCGCGCCCTCCGCGGCGCGGGCGCCATCCGCGCCCGTCCGGACGGAGGCGGCTACCTCGCGGCGGATGCGCTGAACGGACTGGCGGCGGACCGGCCGGGCGTGGATGAGCGGCTCGCGGAGCGGAGCCTCGGGACTCTGCCACCCGGGCTGCGCGACCTGCTCCAGGTGGCGGCGCTCCTGGGGGACGACGTGCGCCTGGAGGAGCTCTCCGCCACCCTGGCGCACCTGGACTCAGACGCGGGCCTGGACCTGTCCCTGGACCCGGGCGTGGCGCTGGAGCGGCTGGCGCGCCTGGGCATGCTGGAGCCCCGAGGGCCCCGGCGTTGGCGCTTCGAACACACCACCCTGCGCGAAGCGTTCAGCGCCCTGCTGTCTCCGCCCTTGAAGCGGAGAATCTGCGCCGCGGCCCTGCGGGCCCTGCCCGGCACGCCCACCGCGCGACGGGCGCGGCTGGCCGAGGCCGCCGGGGACATCCTCCAGGCCACCTCCGTCCACTGGAGCCTGGCCGAGGCCGCGCGCCGCGCGCACCGGCTCCTGGAGGCGGAGCGGCACTACTCGGCCGCCCTGGCCTTGGTATCCCGCGAGGACGAGGCCGTCCGGCTGGAGCTCCTGTCGGGCCGGGGCCGGGTGCGCTACCGCCTCCAGCGCATGGATGACGCCTTGGAGGACCTGCGCGCCGCCCGGGTGCTCGCGTCGTCCCACCGGGACGTGGTGCGCGAAGCGGACCTGTTGCTGGAGGAAGCCACCGCGCTGGACTGGCAGGACGACGCGGCGGGCTCCACCGCGCTGCTGGAGCAGGCCCTGCGCTGCTTGGGGGACGCGGTCCCCCCCGAGCTGGCCGCGCGCCATGCCCTGGCCCAGGCCCGCGTCTACGTGCGGCAGGAGGACATCCATGGCGCCGTGCCCGCGCTGGAGCGCGCCGTGGCGGCGGCCAGGTCCGGAGCGGACGCGGAGACCGAGGCCATTGCCCTGGCCATGCTGGGCGCGATGCTCGCGTGGACGGACCGGCTGAACGAAGCCGCCAGCCGCTTCGACGAGGCCATCACCTTGTGCGAGGCCACCGGCGACACCCTGCATCTGGGCGTGGCCCTCAACAACCGGATGGTGCTGCACGTCCAGCGCCGGGACGTCGCGGGCGCTCGCGCGGACCTGGAGCGCGCGGTGTCACTGGGACGCGAGCTGGGCAACGTGCAGATTGAACGGACGTCCGCGTTCAACCTCGCGTTGCTGCTCGGCTACCAGGGCCGCGCGGTGGAGGCGCTCCCCCTGGCGCGGCGGGCCGGCGTGCTCAGCCAGCGCTTCTTCCCCAGGTCCATGGCCCAGGACGCGCTGTTGGTGGCCCGCCTGTGCTGCGAGCTGGGCGACCTGCCCGAAGCGGCCCGGCAGCTCGACTGGCTCGAGGAGCCGGACACGCGGGCGAGGTTGTCGCCGCCAGACGCGCTGATGCTGGCCGTGGTCCGCCGCGTCGTGAGCGAGGCCCGGGACGCCCTCCCCTACGCCGCGGAGGCCTGGGCCCACCTGGTGGACGAATCACGGCGGGTGGCCACGCCCGACGAGCGGCTGGAGATTCTCGTCTGGGCGGCGCGCGCGGCCCGCGAGGCCGGAGACACGGCGACGCTGCGAGCCCGGGTGACGGAGGTCGAGGAGACCGCCCGTGAAGCCCCCCTGTGGACGGACCGCGTGCGCGCGCTGGTGGCCCCGGGCGACAACCGGTGA